The following proteins are encoded in a genomic region of Bacillus sp. FJAT-22090:
- a CDS encoding YggT family protein, with protein sequence MDIVLILLSYVVKYYTYALIIYILMSWVPSIQQSSFGQLLGRICEPYLEPFRKIIPPIGMIDISPIVAIFVLNIALRGIVSLVYLF encoded by the coding sequence ATGGACATAGTTTTAATTTTGTTAAGTTATGTTGTTAAATATTACACATATGCATTGATTATTTATATATTAATGTCATGGGTTCCTAGTATTCAACAATCGAGTTTTGGTCAGTTACTAGGAAGAATTTGTGAACCATACTTAGAACCGTTTAGAAAAATTATTCCACCAATTGGAATGATCGATATATCTCCTATCGTTGCAATCTTTGTGTTAAATATTGCACTTAGAGGTATAGTATCATTAGTATACTTATTTTAA
- a CDS encoding sigma-E processing peptidase SpoIIGA — MYAEVMIATNTFFNYTVLAFANRIGWIENKKRYLFLSAFIAGTITVTFSHYFITVFLSFFLMIGIAFWRKRSQIIKAIALTLLASLFAGGLLTALAPLYHTSSSLFMLVNFALIATGGLYLLTKHVLHINIANSERELLFSSHLRLFGQTKELTLFIDSGNVCKEPLSNDPVHFVAAEMLQDILPESLFQAICDWEFDRKVGLDNLPKEFISKLRLIPITTIQQEKTWVIGMKYDEWKVNEQNLPRGYIVMTRLRDKFPHGAEGILHSSSYYHLKKRSVS, encoded by the coding sequence ATGTATGCAGAAGTAATGATTGCAACCAATACTTTTTTTAATTACACTGTTTTAGCATTTGCAAATCGTATTGGCTGGATTGAAAACAAAAAAAGATATTTGTTTTTATCCGCTTTTATCGCAGGAACAATTACAGTCACATTCTCACACTATTTCATTACTGTTTTCTTATCTTTCTTTCTTATGATCGGTATAGCTTTTTGGCGTAAACGTTCACAAATCATTAAGGCTATTGCACTTACTTTACTTGCAAGTCTATTTGCTGGAGGTTTACTTACAGCTCTCGCTCCACTCTATCACACCAGTAGCAGTCTCTTCATGTTAGTAAACTTCGCTTTGATTGCCACAGGAGGCTTGTATTTATTAACAAAGCATGTATTGCATATTAATATTGCTAATTCAGAAAGAGAGCTGTTATTCTCCTCACATCTCCGTTTGTTTGGACAAACAAAGGAATTAACCCTTTTTATAGACTCAGGGAATGTTTGCAAAGAACCACTTTCTAATGATCCGGTTCATTTTGTTGCTGCAGAAATGTTACAAGATATTCTTCCAGAGTCTTTGTTTCAAGCAATTTGTGATTGGGAGTTCGATCGAAAAGTTGGCTTGGACAACCTGCCAAAAGAGTTCATAAGCAAATTAAGATTAATACCAATTACTACGATTCAACAAGAAAAAACATGGGTCATAGGGATGAAGTATGATGAGTGGAAAGTGAACGAACAAAATTTACCAAGAGGTTATATAGTCATGACGAGGTTGCGTGATAAATTTCCACATGGAGCTGAAGGAATCTTACATAGCTCTTCCTACTATCATCTAAAGAAAAGGAGTGTCAGTTAA
- a CDS encoding PRC-barrel domain-containing protein → MKFSDAQQKEVIEATSGQLLGYIVDAEIDKDTGFITSFIVEAQGSYPAFFNKKSETKKIAVQNIAIIGKDVIIVSKNTL, encoded by the coding sequence ATGAAATTTTCTGATGCGCAACAAAAGGAAGTTATAGAAGCAACAAGTGGCCAATTATTGGGGTATATTGTTGATGCGGAAATTGATAAGGATACAGGATTTATTACTTCATTCATTGTAGAAGCACAAGGTTCATATCCAGCATTCTTTAATAAAAAAAGCGAAACTAAAAAAATTGCCGTGCAAAATATAGCTATAATTGGTAAAGATGTTATAATTGTATCAAAAAATACACTCTAG
- the lspA gene encoding signal peptidase II, with product MWKFYGLAALVIALDQWTKWLIVKNMELGERIPILDPYIGLLSHRNRGAAWGMLQGQIGLFTVVTIVVIIGIIYYFHKEAKGKPMFQSGLMLLLGGAIGNFIDRLWRNEVVDFVDVLIPIINYDFPIFNVADAALTIGVVIVILFILKEERAEKKKVK from the coding sequence GTGTGGAAATTTTATGGATTGGCAGCGTTAGTAATTGCGCTTGATCAGTGGACTAAATGGTTAATAGTTAAAAATATGGAATTAGGAGAACGAATTCCAATATTGGATCCTTATATTGGATTACTTTCTCATCGAAATCGTGGAGCCGCTTGGGGAATGTTACAAGGCCAAATTGGTTTATTTACAGTCGTAACGATTGTCGTCATAATTGGTATTATTTATTACTTTCATAAAGAAGCAAAAGGTAAACCAATGTTTCAGTCTGGTTTAATGCTACTATTAGGTGGAGCGATAGGAAACTTTATCGATCGACTTTGGAGAAATGAAGTAGTGGACTTTGTTGATGTCTTAATCCCAATCATTAATTATGATTTTCCTATTTTTAATGTTGCAGATGCAGCATTAACAATCGGTGTTGTAATTGTCATATTATTTATACTGAAAGAAGAACGAGCTGAAAAGAAAAAGGTGAAGTAA
- a CDS encoding RluA family pseudouridine synthase produces the protein MEELTFIIEKELAKERIDKAIASFDTEWSRTQIQNLIKDGHVLVNTEAAKSNYKVKEGDVIVVTPPEAVQLDVVAEDLHLEIIYEDEDVAVVYKPRGMVVHPAPGHVTGTLVNGLMYQITDLSGINGVLRPGIVHRIDKDTTGLLMVAKNDVAHVSLVDQLVKKTVTRKYTAVVHGRIPHDKGTIDAPIGRDKKDRQSMAVVDNGKHAVTHFRVLERFDKFTLVECQLETGRTHQIRVHMKYIGYPLAGDPKYGPKKTIDFDGQVLHAGVLGFIQPKTGEYLEFSYPLPEDFTNLLQDLRKQSLIKED, from the coding sequence ATGGAAGAATTAACGTTTATTATTGAAAAAGAACTTGCAAAAGAGAGAATCGACAAAGCGATAGCATCATTTGACACAGAATGGTCGCGAACACAAATCCAAAATCTTATAAAAGATGGACATGTACTTGTGAATACAGAGGCTGCTAAATCGAACTATAAAGTGAAGGAAGGAGACGTAATTGTCGTAACTCCTCCTGAAGCAGTGCAACTTGATGTTGTTGCAGAAGATTTACATTTAGAAATTATTTATGAGGATGAAGATGTTGCAGTTGTATATAAACCACGTGGTATGGTTGTACACCCTGCTCCAGGACATGTAACTGGTACTCTTGTAAATGGTCTAATGTATCAAATAACAGATTTATCAGGAATTAATGGTGTTTTACGTCCAGGAATTGTTCACCGTATCGATAAAGATACAACTGGATTATTAATGGTAGCAAAGAATGATGTTGCGCATGTTTCGTTAGTTGATCAACTAGTAAAGAAAACAGTAACACGGAAATACACTGCAGTTGTACATGGTCGTATCCCTCATGACAAGGGAACAATTGATGCTCCTATTGGTCGAGACAAAAAAGACCGACAAAGTATGGCAGTTGTAGACAATGGAAAACATGCAGTTACGCATTTCCGTGTCTTAGAACGTTTTGATAAATTTACATTAGTTGAATGTCAGTTAGAAACTGGAAGAACGCATCAAATTCGTGTACACATGAAGTATATTGGTTATCCACTAGCAGGAGATCCGAAGTACGGTCCAAAGAAAACAATCGATTTCGATGGACAAGTTTTACATGCAGGGGTACTAGGGTTTATTCAACCCAAAACAGGTGAATATTTGGAGTTTTCATACCCACTTCCAGAGGATTTCACAAATTTATTACAAGATTTACGAAAACAATCATTGATTAAAGAAGATTAA
- the sigE gene encoding RNA polymerase sporulation sigma factor SigE, which produces MLLKFFRRIYFWIISLRKSSVHYIGGNESLPKPLTREEEREMLLAFMDGDEYARDVLIERNLRLVVYIARRFDQTNTNIEDLISIGSIGLIKAVETFNLDKGIKLATYASRCIENEILMHLRKTNRMKSEVSFDEPLNSDSDGNELLLSDILGTSEDLIIEDVEKKLERQHVFDAINLLGNREKYIMQCRFGLNGKEEMTQKEVADHLGISQSYISRLEKKIILDLKELLNEPIA; this is translated from the coding sequence ATGTTGTTAAAGTTTTTTCGTCGAATCTATTTTTGGATAATCTCTCTAAGGAAGAGTAGTGTACACTACATTGGTGGAAATGAATCTTTACCAAAACCACTAACAAGAGAAGAAGAGAGAGAGATGCTCCTTGCTTTTATGGATGGAGATGAATATGCACGAGATGTTTTAATAGAACGAAATCTACGTCTTGTAGTTTATATAGCACGAAGATTTGATCAAACTAATACGAATATAGAGGATTTAATAAGTATTGGTTCGATTGGTCTTATAAAAGCGGTGGAAACTTTTAATTTGGATAAAGGTATTAAACTGGCAACATACGCATCAAGGTGCATCGAAAATGAAATATTAATGCATTTGAGAAAAACGAATCGAATGAAATCGGAGGTTTCTTTTGACGAACCTTTGAATTCTGATTCAGATGGTAATGAACTCCTTCTATCAGATATTTTAGGAACAAGTGAAGATTTGATTATTGAAGATGTCGAGAAAAAGTTAGAGCGACAACACGTGTTTGACGCGATTAATCTATTGGGGAATCGAGAAAAATATATTATGCAATGTCGTTTTGGATTAAATGGAAAAGAGGAAATGACTCAAAAAGAAGTAGCAGATCATCTTGGTATTTCTCAATCTTATATTTCTCGTTTAGAGAAGAAAATAATATTGGATTTAAAAGAGCTTTTAAATGAACCGATAGCCTAA
- a CDS encoding YlmH family RNA-binding protein, with the protein MENVLQHFRREEQPFIEQVVNMMREVEDRYAPKLTDFLDPRQQFIVDAIRRQYGDIDVASNGALDEVERKRLLLYPSYFVPSLEDFMMTVVEVQYPKKFVTIRHKDVLGSMMSLGIDRSKFGDIRVQDGSIQFVVATEVLDYVRANFTGIGKVKVHIEIVEDPTNYFVQQEEWSSETLTVSSLRLDTVISAVFNISRQKSSSLIQSGKVKVNWTEKDQISLELQELDLISIRGLGRVKLLMIEGRTKKDKIRLQIGRLDVKN; encoded by the coding sequence ATGGAAAATGTATTGCAGCATTTTAGAAGAGAAGAGCAGCCTTTCATTGAACAGGTAGTGAATATGATGCGAGAAGTAGAGGATCGGTATGCTCCAAAGCTAACTGATTTTTTAGATCCAAGACAGCAATTTATTGTAGACGCTATTCGAAGACAATATGGAGATATAGATGTAGCGTCGAATGGAGCTTTAGATGAAGTAGAACGCAAAAGATTACTTTTATACCCATCCTATTTTGTACCTTCTCTAGAAGACTTCATGATGACTGTAGTGGAAGTTCAATATCCTAAAAAGTTTGTGACAATACGACATAAAGACGTCCTTGGTTCTATGATGTCTTTAGGAATTGATCGTAGCAAATTTGGAGATATTCGAGTGCAAGATGGTTCTATACAATTTGTGGTAGCTACTGAAGTGTTAGACTATGTACGTGCCAACTTTACTGGGATTGGCAAAGTAAAAGTGCATATTGAAATAGTAGAAGATCCTACTAATTATTTTGTACAACAGGAGGAATGGTCCTCAGAAACTTTAACTGTCAGTTCATTAAGACTTGATACTGTCATCTCAGCTGTTTTTAACATATCCAGACAAAAATCCTCCTCGCTTATTCAGAGTGGAAAAGTTAAAGTAAACTGGACGGAGAAAGATCAAATTTCTTTAGAGTTACAAGAATTAGACCTAATTTCTATAAGAGGTTTGGGAAGAGTTAAACTTTTAATGATTGAAGGTCGTACAAAAAAAGACAAAATTAGACTACAAATTGGTCGTTTAGATGTAAAAAATTAA
- a CDS encoding YggS family pyridoxal phosphate-dependent enzyme, whose protein sequence is MTYVKQNLKTIKDQMNKALTRANRETSDVTIIAVTKEVSVERTVEVIEAGLQHLGENRPEGLNKKIDAIQNDVKWHYIGTLQTRKVKSVINHIDYLHSLDRISLAEEIEKRATSTKDCFVQVNVSEEESKHGLSMEDVESFIGELDKYSRIRVIGLMTMAPNTEDENIIRNVFRKLKQLQERIALQKLPYAPCTELSMGMSGDYEIAIEEGATFVRIGTALVGKEREEIQ, encoded by the coding sequence ATGACATATGTTAAGCAAAATTTAAAAACAATTAAAGATCAAATGAATAAGGCTCTAACACGTGCAAATCGTGAAACTTCTGATGTTACGATTATTGCTGTTACAAAAGAAGTATCCGTTGAAAGAACAGTTGAAGTAATTGAAGCTGGATTACAACACCTAGGTGAGAATCGACCAGAAGGATTAAACAAAAAAATAGATGCCATTCAAAATGATGTTAAATGGCATTACATAGGTACACTTCAAACAAGAAAAGTAAAGTCAGTAATAAATCACATAGACTATTTACACTCTTTAGATCGAATAAGTTTAGCTGAAGAAATTGAAAAAAGGGCAACTTCAACGAAGGATTGCTTTGTGCAAGTCAATGTATCTGAGGAAGAATCCAAACATGGCTTATCGATGGAAGATGTAGAATCCTTTATCGGTGAGCTAGACAAATATTCTCGAATACGAGTAATTGGTTTAATGACGATGGCTCCTAATACTGAAGATGAGAATATTATCCGTAATGTATTCCGTAAGTTAAAGCAATTACAGGAAAGAATCGCTCTCCAAAAACTACCGTATGCCCCGTGTACTGAATTATCGATGGGTATGTCTGGAGATTATGAGATTGCTATAGAAGAAGGAGCAACATTTGTACGAATAGGGACAGCTTTAGTCGGTAAAGAGAGGGAGGAAATTCAATGA
- the ileS gene encoding isoleucine--tRNA ligase yields the protein MEYKDTLLMPKTDFPMRGNLPVKELDIQTKWAEMDIYKKVQERTQGRPFFVLHDGPPYANGDLHMGHALNKVLKDMIVRHKSMTGFHAPYVPGWDTHGLPIEQALTNKGVKRKEMTLAEFRKLCEEYAYEQIDNQRNQFKRLGVRGDWENPYVTLKPEFESRQIEVFGEMAKKGYIYKGLKPVYWSPSSESALAEAEIEYQDKKSPSIYVSFSVTEGKGVLEEGTKFIIWTTTPWTIPANLAISLHPSVEYAVVQVKENKFVVAKDLVESVASELDWEEYSVERTLVGKEMDRLVAKHPLYDRDSLIILGEHVTTESGTGCVHTAPGHGEEDFYVGKAYGLDVLCPVDDRGVMTAEAPGFEGLFYDNANKAITEALDKVGALEKLTFFTHSYPHDWRTKKPVIYRATAQWFASIEAFRDELLQSIRNTNFTPTWGETRLYNMIRDRGDWCISRQRVWGVPIPVFYAEDGEPILTEETISHVSKLFREHGSNIWFQKEAKELLPEGFTHPRSPNGIFTKETDIMDVWFDSGSSYQGVLVERDDLVFPADLYLEGSDQYRGWFNSSLITSTAVYGHAPYKGLLSHGFTLDGEGRKMSKSLGNVIVPSKVMNQLGADIVRLWVASVDYTADVRVSDAIFKQVTEVYRKIRNTFRFLHGNISDFHPVNDRVEFKDLREVDQYVYMKLQEVIKTVRAAYERYDFASVYHTVNNFVSGELSSFYLDIAKDVVYIYGQDHKDRRAMQTVMYDTLLSLLKLMTPILPHTADELWSYLENETEESIQLTDMPDAFEYPEYEALAAKWSKIMDLRDDVLKALEEARNAKTIGKSLEAKVTLYVKDEFKPLFDTDTIDFAQLFIVSQFELAGSQQDATEASLVLENASVLVEKADGEKCERCWTISETVGANEKHPTLCTRCADVVEQHYI from the coding sequence ATGGAGTACAAAGACACGTTATTAATGCCAAAAACCGATTTCCCAATGCGTGGAAATTTACCTGTTAAAGAGTTAGATATCCAAACAAAATGGGCAGAAATGGATATTTACAAAAAAGTACAAGAACGAACACAAGGACGTCCTTTTTTCGTGTTACACGATGGTCCTCCATATGCAAATGGTGATCTTCACATGGGGCATGCACTAAATAAAGTATTAAAAGATATGATTGTTCGACATAAATCAATGACTGGATTTCATGCACCTTATGTACCAGGTTGGGATACACATGGATTACCAATTGAGCAGGCACTTACAAATAAAGGTGTAAAACGAAAAGAAATGACTTTAGCAGAGTTTCGTAAGCTTTGTGAAGAATATGCTTACGAGCAAATTGATAACCAACGCAATCAGTTTAAACGTCTAGGTGTTCGTGGCGATTGGGAAAACCCATATGTTACGCTAAAACCAGAATTTGAGTCTCGTCAAATCGAGGTATTCGGAGAAATGGCGAAGAAGGGGTATATCTATAAAGGTTTGAAACCAGTTTACTGGTCACCTTCTAGTGAATCTGCTCTAGCAGAAGCAGAAATTGAATATCAAGATAAAAAATCGCCTTCTATTTATGTAAGCTTTTCAGTAACAGAAGGAAAAGGCGTTCTAGAAGAAGGAACTAAATTTATTATTTGGACGACAACACCTTGGACTATTCCGGCAAACTTAGCAATTTCCCTTCATCCATCTGTAGAGTATGCGGTAGTTCAAGTAAAAGAAAATAAATTTGTTGTTGCAAAAGACTTAGTGGAATCTGTTGCATCCGAGCTAGATTGGGAAGAATATTCTGTTGAGCGTACATTAGTCGGAAAAGAAATGGATCGTCTTGTTGCAAAACATCCACTTTATGATCGTGATTCCTTAATTATCCTTGGGGAACATGTAACGACAGAATCTGGTACAGGTTGTGTTCATACAGCGCCTGGTCATGGGGAAGAAGACTTTTATGTTGGTAAAGCATATGGTTTAGACGTTTTATGTCCAGTGGATGACCGAGGAGTTATGACTGCAGAAGCTCCAGGTTTCGAAGGTCTTTTCTATGATAATGCTAATAAAGCAATTACAGAAGCTCTTGATAAAGTTGGGGCTTTAGAAAAACTTACATTCTTTACGCATTCATACCCACATGACTGGCGTACTAAAAAACCAGTTATTTATCGTGCTACTGCACAATGGTTTGCATCAATTGAAGCTTTTAGAGATGAATTATTGCAATCGATTCGTAATACTAATTTTACTCCTACTTGGGGTGAAACTCGTTTATACAATATGATTCGCGATCGCGGAGACTGGTGTATTTCTCGTCAACGTGTTTGGGGTGTTCCAATTCCTGTGTTTTATGCGGAAGATGGAGAGCCAATCCTTACTGAAGAAACTATTTCTCATGTATCAAAATTATTCCGAGAACATGGTTCAAATATTTGGTTCCAAAAAGAAGCGAAAGAATTACTTCCAGAAGGATTTACACACCCAAGAAGTCCAAATGGAATCTTCACAAAAGAAACAGATATTATGGACGTATGGTTTGACTCTGGCTCTAGTTATCAAGGAGTTTTAGTTGAACGTGACGATTTAGTATTCCCTGCTGATTTATATCTAGAAGGTTCAGACCAATATCGTGGATGGTTTAACTCTTCATTAATTACAAGCACGGCTGTATATGGTCATGCACCTTACAAAGGGTTATTAAGCCATGGATTTACGTTAGATGGTGAAGGACGTAAAATGAGTAAATCATTAGGTAATGTTATTGTGCCTTCTAAAGTGATGAACCAACTTGGTGCAGATATCGTTCGCCTTTGGGTAGCTTCTGTTGATTACACAGCAGACGTTCGAGTATCGGATGCAATCTTTAAACAAGTGACAGAGGTTTACCGAAAAATCCGTAATACATTCCGATTCTTACACGGTAATATTAGCGATTTCCATCCAGTGAATGATCGTGTTGAATTTAAAGATCTTCGTGAAGTAGATCAATATGTATACATGAAACTTCAAGAAGTCATTAAAACAGTAAGAGCTGCTTATGAACGTTACGACTTTGCTAGCGTTTATCATACAGTAAATAACTTTGTTTCAGGTGAGCTAAGCTCATTCTATTTGGATATTGCAAAAGATGTAGTATACATTTATGGTCAAGATCACAAAGATCGTCGTGCTATGCAAACAGTTATGTATGATACACTTCTTTCCCTTTTAAAATTAATGACACCAATATTACCTCATACAGCAGATGAGCTTTGGTCTTATTTAGAGAATGAAACTGAAGAAAGCATTCAACTTACAGATATGCCAGACGCATTTGAATACCCAGAGTATGAAGCATTAGCTGCTAAGTGGAGTAAAATCATGGATTTACGTGATGATGTATTAAAAGCATTAGAAGAAGCACGAAATGCTAAAACAATTGGTAAATCTTTAGAGGCTAAAGTAACGTTATATGTGAAAGATGAATTTAAACCATTGTTTGATACTGATACAATTGATTTTGCTCAATTATTTATCGTATCTCAATTTGAACTTGCAGGTTCTCAACAAGATGCTACAGAAGCTAGCTTAGTTCTTGAAAATGCTTCTGTTTTGGTGGAAAAAGCAGATGGAGAAAAATGTGAACGCTGTTGGACAATTTCTGAAACAGTGGGAGCAAACGAAAAACACCCAACATTATGTACTCGTTGTGCAGATGTTGTAGAGCAACATTATATCTAA
- the sigG gene encoding RNA polymerase sporulation sigma factor SigG, producing the protein MTRTKVELCGIDTSKLPLLSHEQMKELFIRLQAGEESVKDELVMCNLRLVLSLVQRFAYRGEQADDLFQVGCIGLIKSIENFDLKHNVRFSTYAVPMIIGEIKRHLRDHHSVRVSRSLRDIAYKAMKAKEQYINDNLQEPTLEDLSQILEIPVEDILLSLDAIQDPVSLQEPIFSDGGDAIYMMDQLCDNDVSEEQWVTYFTVKDTFQKLDARQKKILTKRIYYGATQTEIASDLGLSQAQISRLEKSALSIIQGQLNPKE; encoded by the coding sequence ATGACGAGAACAAAAGTAGAATTATGCGGCATTGATACATCTAAGCTTCCTTTACTTTCCCACGAACAAATGAAAGAACTGTTTATTCGATTACAAGCAGGCGAAGAATCTGTAAAAGATGAGCTAGTCATGTGTAATTTAAGATTAGTTTTAAGTCTTGTTCAACGATTTGCATATCGTGGTGAACAGGCTGATGACCTTTTCCAAGTTGGCTGTATTGGTCTTATCAAGTCAATTGAAAATTTTGATTTAAAGCATAACGTCCGTTTTTCAACATATGCCGTACCAATGATAATTGGAGAAATTAAAAGGCATTTACGCGACCATCATTCTGTCCGTGTTTCTAGATCTTTAAGAGATATCGCATATAAAGCAATGAAAGCAAAAGAACAGTATATTAACGATAATTTACAAGAACCGACACTTGAAGATTTGTCACAAATATTAGAAATTCCAGTGGAAGATATTTTATTATCATTAGATGCAATTCAGGATCCAGTATCGTTACAAGAACCAATTTTTAGCGATGGAGGAGACGCTATCTATATGATGGATCAATTATGTGATAATGATGTATCGGAAGAACAATGGGTAACTTATTTTACAGTAAAAGATACATTTCAAAAGTTAGATGCTAGGCAAAAGAAAATCCTAACAAAACGAATATACTACGGGGCTACCCAAACGGAAATAGCAAGCGATCTTGGCTTATCACAAGCTCAAATTTCAAGGCTAGAGAAAAGCGCATTATCTATTATCCAAGGGCAGTTAAATCCGAAAGAATAG
- a CDS encoding cell division protein SepF, whose translation MSMKNWMKNFFYLEEDEESSTGQQPRPQQQQQVENQMRQQPIKPTTKERKFNTASKEVAASNLVSIQNVQKSSKVILVEPRVYAEAQDISEHLKSKKAVIVNLQRIDKDQGIRIIDFLSGTVYALGGDIQRIGTDIFLCAPDSVEVAGAISDYYYNDLN comes from the coding sequence ATGAGCATGAAAAACTGGATGAAAAATTTCTTCTACTTAGAAGAGGACGAAGAAAGTTCAACAGGACAGCAGCCAAGACCTCAACAACAACAGCAAGTAGAAAATCAAATGAGACAGCAACCGATAAAACCTACTACAAAGGAACGTAAATTTAATACTGCCTCCAAAGAAGTGGCAGCATCAAATCTAGTAAGTATTCAAAATGTGCAAAAGTCTTCTAAAGTTATATTAGTAGAGCCACGTGTTTATGCAGAAGCTCAAGATATTTCCGAACACTTAAAAAGTAAAAAAGCTGTAATTGTGAATTTACAACGGATTGATAAAGATCAGGGAATCAGAATTATCGACTTTCTAAGTGGAACAGTGTACGCTTTAGGAGGAGACATTCAACGAATAGGTACAGATATATTCCTCTGTGCACCCGATTCAGTAGAAGTTGCTGGTGCGATATCGGATTATTATTATAATGACCTAAATTGA
- a CDS encoding DivIVA domain-containing protein: MPLTPLDIHNKEFSKGFRGYNEDEVNEFLDQIMKDLEIVMKEKKELELQLKSSSEKVGHFTSIEETLHKSIVVAQEAAEEVRRNSQKEAKLIVKEAEKNADRIVNEALTKARRIALEIEELKKQSKVFRNRFKMLVEAQLDLINTDDWNHLMEYDVDTTEIDRISIKED, translated from the coding sequence ATGCCACTAACCCCACTTGATATACATAACAAGGAATTTAGTAAAGGCTTCAGAGGGTATAATGAGGATGAAGTAAATGAATTCTTAGACCAAATTATGAAAGACCTTGAAATTGTGATGAAAGAAAAAAAAGAACTTGAATTACAACTGAAATCGTCAAGCGAAAAAGTAGGACATTTCACATCGATTGAAGAGACTTTACATAAATCTATCGTTGTAGCACAAGAGGCAGCAGAAGAAGTTCGTCGTAACTCCCAAAAAGAGGCTAAGTTGATTGTTAAAGAAGCAGAAAAAAATGCGGATCGTATTGTTAATGAAGCACTTACGAAAGCGAGAAGAATAGCGCTAGAAATTGAAGAACTGAAAAAACAATCGAAAGTCTTCCGTAATCGTTTTAAAATGCTTGTAGAAGCACAGCTAGACCTAATTAATACAGATGATTGGAATCATTTAATGGAATATGACGTAGATACAACAGAAATAGATCGCATATCTATTAAAGAGGACTAA